In a genomic window of Salegentibacter salegens:
- the hpf gene encoding ribosome hibernation-promoting factor, HPF/YfiA family — protein MEAIYQFVKIDKDENLQDFAQKKLDKLETKYDWIVKAQVYFKKEEAQDPKGYICNIKLSAPGPQIFAESNENSFEAAASETVRDLERQLSKRKGQMKTHSN, from the coding sequence ATGGAAGCAATATATCAGTTCGTAAAAATCGATAAAGACGAAAACCTACAAGATTTCGCTCAAAAAAAATTAGATAAACTGGAGACAAAATATGATTGGATCGTGAAAGCCCAGGTATATTTTAAGAAAGAAGAAGCCCAGGATCCCAAGGGTTATATCTGCAATATTAAATTGAGCGCTCCCGGTCCTCAAATCTTCGCTGAATCTAATGAAAACTCGTTTGAAGCTGCAGCTTCTGAAACTGTTAGAGATCTTGAACGCCAGTTATCAAAAAGAAAAGGCCAAATGAAAACACATTCTAACTAA
- a CDS encoding aconitate hydratase translates to MSKLNVTQKLIKEHLLKGEMIPGKEIGIKIDQALLQDATGTLVQLELEAMGLEKAQTEVAVQYVDHNLLQTDFKNADDHLFLLSAAQKFGLWYSRPGNGVSHPVHMERFGKPGKTMVGSDSHTPAAGSLGMLAIGTGGLDVAAAIAGQPYFVKMPEVWGVKLTGNLPDWVSAKDVILEMLRRHDVKGGVGKVIEYYGDGLKNLSAMDRHVIANMGAELGATTTVFPSDNETKRFLKSQQREDDWRELVADEGCEYDLHEEIILDELVPLIALPTSPGNVVPVSEVAGKPISQVVIGSSANPGLRDFWIAGAMVEDRAISSDVSFDVNPTSRQIIQNMIENRTFANLIKAGARFHQSGCMGCIGMGQAPASGTISLRTMPRNFPDRSGTKDDQVHLCSPETAAASALTGKITDPRDMEKLYNMKYPKFEYPEFHIIKEDMLVAPPEDGSKVQLQKGPNIKSLPYIEPMQDKYSVPVMLKMGDNISTDEILKAGAEVLPFRSNLPEISKFSYTVIDESFYDRAMKAKSEHGGHIVVAKDNYAQGSSREHAAIAPKYLGQVAVIANSYARIAWQNLVNFGILPLEFIDIADYEKIDQEDQIIFRNLRGDIKNRKNIKVIVKKANGDKLDFETKHSMSDRQINILMKGGIINEFKERIEANELGEDQAKDAEEAKTK, encoded by the coding sequence ATGTCTAAATTAAACGTAACTCAAAAATTAATTAAAGAACATTTGCTCAAGGGAGAAATGATTCCCGGCAAGGAAATAGGAATAAAAATAGATCAGGCATTGTTGCAGGATGCTACAGGAACGCTTGTACAGTTAGAGCTGGAAGCAATGGGACTGGAAAAAGCCCAGACCGAAGTAGCAGTGCAATATGTAGATCATAACCTGCTACAAACCGATTTTAAAAATGCCGATGACCATTTGTTTTTACTTTCGGCAGCGCAAAAATTCGGACTTTGGTATAGTAGACCAGGAAATGGCGTAAGCCACCCTGTACATATGGAACGCTTTGGGAAACCGGGCAAAACAATGGTTGGTTCAGATAGTCACACCCCGGCAGCAGGATCTTTAGGAATGCTCGCCATTGGTACCGGCGGACTTGATGTGGCGGCCGCAATTGCGGGTCAGCCTTATTTTGTGAAAATGCCAGAAGTTTGGGGCGTAAAACTTACCGGGAATTTACCAGACTGGGTAAGTGCTAAAGATGTGATTCTGGAAATGTTACGCCGCCACGATGTAAAAGGTGGAGTAGGAAAAGTAATAGAATATTATGGCGACGGACTTAAGAATTTAAGTGCGATGGATCGCCATGTAATTGCCAATATGGGCGCTGAACTTGGTGCTACCACAACCGTATTCCCAAGTGATAACGAAACAAAAAGGTTCCTGAAATCTCAGCAACGTGAAGACGACTGGAGAGAGTTAGTAGCCGATGAAGGTTGTGAATACGATCTTCACGAAGAAATTATTTTAGATGAACTTGTTCCGCTAATTGCCCTGCCAACCAGCCCGGGTAATGTTGTGCCGGTAAGTGAAGTGGCAGGAAAACCAATTAGCCAGGTGGTTATTGGATCTTCAGCAAACCCAGGTTTACGTGATTTCTGGATAGCAGGAGCTATGGTTGAAGATAGAGCTATTAGTAGTGATGTGTCTTTTGATGTTAACCCAACCTCAAGACAAATTATTCAGAATATGATTGAAAACCGAACTTTTGCCAATTTAATTAAAGCAGGAGCACGTTTTCACCAATCGGGTTGTATGGGCTGTATAGGTATGGGACAGGCACCGGCATCAGGCACTATTAGTTTGCGTACTATGCCTAGAAACTTCCCCGATCGTTCTGGTACAAAAGACGACCAGGTACATTTATGTAGTCCTGAAACTGCTGCGGCTTCAGCCTTAACCGGAAAAATCACCGATCCAAGAGATATGGAGAAGTTGTATAATATGAAATATCCTAAGTTTGAATATCCTGAATTTCATATTATTAAGGAAGATATGCTGGTTGCCCCGCCAGAAGATGGCTCTAAAGTTCAACTTCAGAAAGGACCAAACATTAAATCGCTTCCATATATTGAACCTATGCAGGACAAATATAGTGTGCCGGTTATGCTAAAAATGGGAGATAATATTTCTACCGATGAAATCTTAAAAGCAGGAGCAGAGGTACTACCTTTTAGAAGTAACCTGCCAGAAATTAGTAAATTCTCTTACACGGTTATTGATGAGAGCTTCTATGACAGGGCGATGAAAGCTAAAAGTGAGCACGGTGGCCATATTGTGGTGGCAAAAGATAACTATGCCCAGGGCTCCAGTAGGGAACACGCAGCAATAGCGCCGAAATATTTAGGCCAGGTTGCGGTAATCGCGAATAGTTATGCAAGAATTGCCTGGCAAAACCTGGTGAATTTTGGTATCCTTCCGCTGGAGTTTATCGATATCGCCGATTATGAAAAGATAGATCAGGAAGATCAAATAATTTTTAGAAACCTTCGGGGAGACATTAAAAACCGAAAGAATATTAAGGTAATTGTCAAAAAAGCAAATGGCGATAAACTGGACTTCGAGACCAAACACAGTATGAGTGACAGGCAAATAAACATTCTGATGAAAGGTGGAATTATCAATGAGTTTAAAGAACGCATTGAAGCCAACGAACTCGGTGAAGACCAGGCCAAAGATGCTGAAGAAGCTAAAACAAAATGA
- a CDS encoding DUF4251 domain-containing protein, with translation MKLYIKYLTIIIALFLLQSCGSSADTTKIAETKALIESGEFKIEHDWLNPMAGGRINLIGNPNFIRFKKDSVNLFLPFFGERFSGGGYNSEGGIIYNGPLQDFEISSGRNNSQVIKFSTDQGTENLNFTINIYPEGDVSTRVNSSQRSFISYQGKIGELKEED, from the coding sequence ATGAAGCTATATATCAAATATTTAACTATTATTATCGCATTATTTTTATTGCAAAGTTGCGGTAGTAGTGCCGATACTACAAAAATAGCTGAAACTAAGGCATTAATAGAAAGCGGGGAATTTAAAATTGAACACGATTGGCTAAATCCAATGGCCGGCGGTAGAATTAACCTGATAGGAAATCCTAATTTTATACGCTTTAAAAAAGATTCTGTGAATTTGTTTCTGCCATTTTTTGGAGAACGTTTTTCTGGCGGTGGCTATAATAGCGAAGGCGGCATTATTTATAACGGCCCGTTACAGGATTTTGAAATAAGCAGCGGCAGGAATAATTCCCAAGTCATTAAATTTTCGACCGACCAGGGTACAGAAAACCTAAATTTTACGATAAATATTTATCCTGAAGGAGATGTAAGTACACGGGTAAATAGCAGCCAACGATCTTTTATATCTTACCAGGGAAAGATAGGTGAGCTTAAAGAAGAGGATTAA